The sequence ccatgatgatataaatgatAGGGTTGATGCAACTTTGGAAGTGAGCCAGGATGCTTACAATCGCATATCCTATTTCTAATTGAATGATCCCTCCATCAGAGAAGGGAGTTAGCGGCACAATGTAATATGGAGCCAAGCAGATGAAGAAACCCAATATAACAGCAGTGATGATCCTGTAGGGTCTCTGAGATCTCTGGGGTCTATTACTTTTTCTAAGCTTGAGGAAAATGGTGACATAACTGGTGACGATGATGAGGAAAGGGATCACAAACATCATAACCAACCTGAGCAGCTGAACGTTATATGttgaataaacataaaataaataaaacaataatccAGTCCACACCAGACTCAGCCCCCAGATAATTCCTGCAGTGATTCTCACTAGTTTCTGTGTCCTATGGACTTGAGCCCAAAATGGCCACATGACCGATACCCAGTGATCAACACTCATGGCCGTCAGGAGGAGAACACTGGCGCTCACAGTCACATAGAACATAATGTACAACAATACACGGATAACAAAGGGATTAATGTCAGTCCACTCAGCAATATGCAGGGGGAGAGAAGCGCAGGACAGGAGGTCAGcgatggccaggttgaggaaccACACGGCACTGATTGTCTTCTTCATCCTGAATCCGGCAATCCAGATGACCAATCCATTCCCGATAATCCCAAGGATGAAAATGATGCTGAATAATGTGATTGtcactatctgtataataattatGGGATGCAGTACGGAAAACCTGGAGAATGGGAAAAAAACT comes from Engystomops pustulosus chromosome 6, aEngPut4.maternal, whole genome shotgun sequence and encodes:
- the LOC140065827 gene encoding C3a anaphylatoxin chemotactic receptor-like — encoded protein: MKKTISAVWFLNLAIADLLSCASLPLHIAEWTDINPFVIRVLLYIMFYVTVSASVLLLTAMSVDHWVSVMWPFWAQVHRTQKLVRITAGIIWGLSLVWTGLLFYLFYVYSTYNVQLLRLVMMFVIPFLIIVTSYVTIFLKLRKSNRPQRSQRPYRIITAVILGFFICLAPYYIVPLTPFSDGGIIQLEIGYAIVSILAHFQSCINPIIYIIMGQGVGHGFLRSIPFRLQSALSEAANDLGQEQGDHGEAHITGV